Proteins encoded within one genomic window of Hahella chejuensis KCTC 2396:
- the lpxK gene encoding tetraacyldisaccharide 4'-kinase encodes MIAWVERVWYGGSRWKFLLWPLSWLYLLVVAIRKTLFAVIKSSASEAGSASIRPPIIVVGNLTVGGAGKTPLVVALVEHFQRRGLRPGVVSRGYGGVSESYPVLVERNPDPGVTGDEPALIYMRTGCPVVVAPKRAQALQTLLDMYDCDVVISDDGLQHLALPRDMEVVVVDAQRGWGNGLCLPAGPLREPVRRLQSVDLVVSNGLHAQVNADYTMQLRPGRWKKVSGDEERGVNYFAGYTAHAVAAIGNPGRFFATLADLDVASIQHAFPDHYSYAQKDIEFNDDLPVLMTEKDAVKCKSFNLENAWYLEVGAELNSAFYERVDARLNELRSHKKDG; translated from the coding sequence ATGATCGCATGGGTTGAGCGAGTCTGGTATGGCGGCTCGCGCTGGAAATTTCTGCTGTGGCCATTGTCATGGCTCTATCTGTTGGTCGTCGCAATCAGAAAAACTCTCTTTGCTGTGATCAAGTCCTCGGCTTCTGAGGCTGGTTCGGCGTCCATACGTCCGCCAATAATTGTGGTGGGCAATCTGACGGTGGGGGGCGCTGGAAAAACCCCGTTGGTGGTGGCTTTGGTGGAGCACTTTCAGCGTCGAGGGTTGAGACCCGGCGTTGTAAGCCGGGGTTACGGGGGTGTAAGCGAGTCATACCCTGTCTTGGTGGAGCGTAACCCTGACCCAGGAGTTACGGGCGATGAGCCGGCCTTGATTTATATGCGCACCGGGTGCCCGGTTGTAGTGGCGCCCAAGCGGGCGCAAGCGTTGCAAACACTGTTGGATATGTATGATTGCGATGTGGTGATTAGCGACGATGGCTTACAGCATCTGGCGCTGCCCCGGGATATGGAGGTCGTGGTGGTGGACGCGCAACGGGGGTGGGGGAATGGACTTTGCCTTCCGGCTGGTCCTTTGAGGGAGCCTGTCAGGCGTTTGCAGTCGGTGGATCTGGTCGTCAGTAATGGTTTGCATGCGCAGGTCAACGCCGATTACACGATGCAATTGCGCCCTGGGCGCTGGAAAAAAGTCTCCGGCGACGAAGAGAGAGGCGTCAATTACTTTGCTGGATATACTGCGCACGCTGTTGCGGCAATTGGCAACCCGGGTCGCTTTTTCGCGACGTTGGCGGATCTGGATGTCGCCTCTATTCAGCACGCATTCCCTGATCATTACAGTTACGCTCAGAAGGATATAGAATTCAACGATGACCTCCCTGTCTTGATGACGGAGAAAGATGCGGTCAAGTGTAAATCGTTCAATCTTGAAAACGCCTGGTACCTGGAAGTCGGCGCCGAGCTGAACTCTGCGTTTTATGAGAGGGTCGACGCCAGGCTAAACGAATTGCGGAGTCACAAAAAAGATGGATAA
- a CDS encoding Trm112 family protein: protein MDKKLLAILACPVCKGDLKYDREKQELVCKNDGMAFPIRDGIPVMLEKEARTLTTDERLG, encoded by the coding sequence ATGGATAAAAAACTATTGGCCATCCTTGCCTGTCCGGTTTGTAAGGGCGACTTGAAGTATGATCGGGAGAAGCAGGAATTGGTCTGTAAAAACGATGGTATGGCTTTTCCTATTCGCGACGGTATTCCGGTGATGCTTGAAAAAGAAGCGCGTACGCTGACCACGGATGAGCGATTGGGTTGA
- the kdsB gene encoding 3-deoxy-manno-octulosonate cytidylyltransferase has protein sequence MSAFTIIIPARYGSSRLPGKPLLDIAGKPMIAHVYDRARESLAKRIYVATDDARIAEAVEGFGGSVLMTRADHPSGTDRLAECADTLELDDDEIVVNVQGDEPMLPAELISQVANNLAANPQAGIATLCERIHDRETLFNPNAVKVVKNEAGMALYFSRAPIPWARDYFADADAGLPPTYDFYRHIGIYAYRVGFLRDYVTWGSCPLEGIESLEQLRAMWRGVPIHVDVAAKAPPAGVDTEADLQRVRAVMAKSS, from the coding sequence ATGAGCGCATTTACGATAATTATTCCCGCCCGCTATGGTTCTTCAAGATTGCCAGGCAAGCCATTACTGGACATTGCCGGCAAGCCCATGATCGCACATGTGTACGATAGGGCGCGTGAGAGTTTGGCCAAGCGTATATATGTCGCTACGGACGATGCGAGAATTGCCGAGGCGGTGGAAGGTTTTGGCGGCTCTGTCCTGATGACTCGTGCGGATCATCCTTCTGGCACGGATCGCTTGGCGGAATGCGCGGATACTCTTGAGTTGGACGATGATGAAATTGTCGTCAATGTGCAAGGGGATGAACCGATGCTGCCAGCTGAGTTGATCTCACAGGTCGCCAACAATTTGGCGGCGAACCCGCAAGCGGGAATCGCAACCCTGTGTGAAAGAATTCATGACAGGGAAACCTTGTTTAATCCTAATGCGGTCAAAGTGGTGAAAAACGAGGCCGGCATGGCGTTGTATTTCTCACGGGCGCCGATTCCATGGGCGCGGGATTATTTTGCGGATGCTGACGCTGGGTTGCCTCCCACATATGACTTCTATCGCCACATAGGCATCTACGCATACCGAGTTGGCTTTTTGCGCGATTATGTGACTTGGGGGAGCTGTCCTCTTGAGGGGATTGAAAGCCTTGAGCAGCTACGCGCCATGTGGCGAGGCGTGCCTATTCATGTGGATGTAGCGGCGAAGGCTCCGCCGGCGGGTGTGGATACGGAAGCTGACCTGCAGCGGGTGCGCGCAGTGATGGCCAAGTCATCATGA
- a CDS encoding low molecular weight protein-tyrosine-phosphatase, with translation MINILFVCMGNICRSPTAHGVFEVFLARAGLTDSVAVDSAGTGGWHAGEPPDRRARDFAGKRGYFLDHIRARQVTPDDFEQFDLVLAMDRDNLANLQRMCPKKHQSKVRLFLSFASSNDEREVPDPYYGGPQGFEHVLDLVEDACEGLVEHVREQLKHRG, from the coding sequence ATGATAAATATTTTGTTTGTGTGCATGGGCAATATCTGCCGGTCGCCCACAGCGCATGGCGTATTTGAAGTATTCCTAGCGCGCGCAGGTCTGACTGACAGCGTGGCGGTGGATTCCGCCGGCACAGGCGGTTGGCATGCTGGTGAGCCGCCTGATCGTCGTGCTCGTGATTTTGCCGGGAAGCGTGGTTATTTCCTTGATCATATTCGTGCCCGCCAAGTGACCCCGGACGACTTTGAGCAGTTTGATCTGGTGTTGGCGATGGACCGGGATAATCTCGCCAACTTGCAGCGTATGTGCCCCAAGAAGCACCAGAGTAAAGTGAGGTTGTTTTTGAGCTTCGCCTCGTCGAACGACGAGCGTGAAGTACCTGACCCCTACTACGGTGGTCCTCAAGGGTTTGAGCATGTGCTGGACTTGGTGGAAGACGCCTGTGAAGGGCTTGTAGAACAT